The following are from one region of the Coffea eugenioides isolate CCC68of chromosome 2, Ceug_1.0, whole genome shotgun sequence genome:
- the LOC113757187 gene encoding acylsugar acyltransferase 3-like codes for MLSGTQVFFHGSMSISDTWKAMGRSKVLPSFMALFYPNIQGSDRLSANQISTVLQLSLSKTLTYYYPFAGRLKNNLFIDCNDMGVQFIEAGYQTLSTNRTFIWKISSFQPHLVIYLPSLELQSLFPPVDDPTMLKLYAVPKRETCLTRRFLFHASKIAQLKAMATSSGVDNPTQVEVVTALILKRAMSASRANSGSFRPSMFRNAANLRQITIPPLPQNSVGNFITVYPVVVENEDDVRFPELVSKLRNGRRKIQNEYKEKYEFYPIEEFQSALAKREALSRNLMFTMAPACVDSHFMMWILVGEDLHWCAMLLN; via the exons ATGCTCAGTGGCACTCAGGTCTTCTTTCATGGCAGCATGTCAATCTCTGATACTTGGAAAGCCATGGGAAGATCGAAGGTGTTGCCTTCTTTCATGGCCTTGTTCTACCCTAATATTCAGGGTAGTGATCGGTTGTCTGCCAATCAAATATCTACAGTGCTTCAACTTTCACTGTCAAAAACTCTTACCTATTATTACCCCTTTGCTGGAAGGCTAAAGAACAACCTTTTTATCGACTGCAATGACATGGGAGTTCAGTTTATCGAAGCCGGATATCAGACATTATCAACCAACCGAACTTTCATTTGGAAGATCTCGTCTTTCCAGCCGCATCTGGTCATATATCTCCCATCACTA GAGCTTCAATCACTCTTTCCTCCAGTTGACGATCCAACAATGTTGAAGCTATACGCCGTGCCAAAGAGGGAAACATGCTTGACCAGAAGATTCTTGTTCCATGCTTCAAAAATTGCTCAACTTAAGGCTATGGCAACTAGTTCAGGAGTGGATAACCCGACTCAAGTTGAAGTTGTGACTGCTCTAATTTTGAAGCGTGCAATGTCTGCATCAAGGGCTAACTCAGGCTCATTTAGGCCCTCCATGTTTCGCAATGCTGCAAACTTGCGACAAATAACTATCCCTCCGTTGCCACAGAATTCTGTTGGAAATTTCATTACCGTCTATCCCGTAGTAGTGGAGAACGAGGATGATGTGAGATTTCCAGAATTGGTTAGTAAACTAAGGAATGGTCGAAGGAAAATCCAAAATGAGTACAAAGAAAAGTACGAATTTTATCCAATTGAAGAATTCCAATCCGCACTTGCAAAGCGGGAAGCATTGTCAAGAAATTTGATGTTTACCATGGCTCCAGCATGTGTAGACTCCCATTTTATGATGTGGATTTTGGTTGGGGAAGACCTTCATTGGTGCGCTATGCTACTAAACTAG